The following are from one region of the Salvia hispanica cultivar TCC Black 2014 chromosome 1, UniMelb_Shisp_WGS_1.0, whole genome shotgun sequence genome:
- the LOC125202749 gene encoding probable leucine-rich repeat receptor-like protein kinase At5g63930 isoform X2: protein MGLNGSIPPEIANLSFLVSLDLIWNHLHGGLPKDICSHNKLSRLEELQLSFNHLKGEIPLSLGVCQQLEILDFSYNNFGGHVPREIGNITRLTKLDLHWNNLSGIIPKEIGHLNNLEFMGLGSNKLSGSIPKEVGNMTALIRLWLDSTIPREIGGLNKLEMMWSDDNKVSGSIPREVWNVATLLQLRLKKCGRSYSTRDWSS, encoded by the exons ATGGGACTCAATGGGAGCATTCCACCAGAAATCGCaaatctttcttttcttgtttctctGGATTTGATTTGGAACCATCTTCATGGTGGCCTACCAAAGGACATTTGCAGCCACAACAAACTTTCAAGACTCGAAGAACTTCAGCTATCCTTCAACCATTTGAAAGGAGAGATACCACTGAGCTTGGGtgtatgtcaacaactcgaGATTCTTGACTTTTCATACAACAACTTTGGCGGACATGTGCCTCGAGAAATTGGGAACATCACACGCCTTACGAAATTAGACCTTCACTGGAACAATTTATCAG GTATTATTCCGAAAGAGATTGGCCATCTTAATAATTTAGAGTTCATGGGTTTAGGTTCCAACAAACTTAGTGGATCAATCCCAAAAGAAGTGGGGAACATGACGGCTCTTATCCGCTTATGGCTTGACA GTACTATTCCTAGAGAGATTGGTGGTCTTAATAAATTGGAGATGATGTGGTCGGATGATAACAAAGTTAGCGGATCAATCCCAAGAGAAGTGTGGAACGTGGCAACTCTGCTCCAGTTACGGCTCAAGAAGTGTGGAAG GAGTTATTCCACGAGAGATTGGTCGTCTTGA
- the LOC125202749 gene encoding putative leucine-rich repeat receptor-like serine/threonine-protein kinase At2g24130 isoform X1 translates to MGLNGSIPPEIANLSFLVSLDLIWNHLHGGLPKDICSHNKLSRLEELQLSFNHLKGEIPLSLGVCQQLEILDFSYNNFGGHVPREIGNITRLTKLDLHWNNLSGIIPKEIGHLNNLEFMGLGSNKLSGSIPKEVGNMTALIRLWLDSNSLSGTIPREIGGLNKLEMMWSDDNKVSGSIPREVWNVATLLQLRLKKCGRSYSTRDWSS, encoded by the exons ATGGGACTCAATGGGAGCATTCCACCAGAAATCGCaaatctttcttttcttgtttctctGGATTTGATTTGGAACCATCTTCATGGTGGCCTACCAAAGGACATTTGCAGCCACAACAAACTTTCAAGACTCGAAGAACTTCAGCTATCCTTCAACCATTTGAAAGGAGAGATACCACTGAGCTTGGGtgtatgtcaacaactcgaGATTCTTGACTTTTCATACAACAACTTTGGCGGACATGTGCCTCGAGAAATTGGGAACATCACACGCCTTACGAAATTAGACCTTCACTGGAACAATTTATCAG GTATTATTCCGAAAGAGATTGGCCATCTTAATAATTTAGAGTTCATGGGTTTAGGTTCCAACAAACTTAGTGGATCAATCCCAAAAGAAGTGGGGAACATGACGGCTCTTATCCGCTTATGGCTTGACAGTAATAGTTTAAGTG GTACTATTCCTAGAGAGATTGGTGGTCTTAATAAATTGGAGATGATGTGGTCGGATGATAACAAAGTTAGCGGATCAATCCCAAGAGAAGTGTGGAACGTGGCAACTCTGCTCCAGTTACGGCTCAAGAAGTGTGGAAG GAGTTATTCCACGAGAGATTGGTCGTCTTGA